Proteins encoded together in one Bradyrhizobium sp. CB82 window:
- a CDS encoding DUF2842 domain-containing protein, protein MKIRTRKFLGTIALLVLAATWALLGMALAQMPWIAESGWRQAIYYVVVGMGWVLPAMPVVSWMQRPDPA, encoded by the coding sequence ATGAAGATCCGCACCCGCAAGTTCCTCGGTACCATCGCGCTCCTGGTGCTGGCAGCGACGTGGGCGCTGCTCGGCATGGCGCTGGCGCAGATGCCGTGGATCGCGGAATCCGGCTGGCGGCAGGCGATCTACTACGTCGTGGTCGGCATGGGCTGGGTGCTGCCGGCAATGCCGGTCGTGAGCTGGATGCAGCGGCCTGACCCGGCCTGA